One region of Danaus plexippus chromosome 16 unlocalized genomic scaffold, MEX_DaPlex mxdp_23, whole genome shotgun sequence genomic DNA includes:
- the LOC116771843 gene encoding uncharacterized protein LOC116771843, whose product MAKLLIFALLLVVVVASVAAYPGGGGGGGGGYGYGGGSGGGGYGNHGHNHGGHGYHNRDHGNHNRGHHGHHGHK is encoded by the exons ATGGCTAAGTTACTG ATATTCGCGTTGCTCCTTGTAGTTGTGGTGGCTTCGGTAGCAGCATACCCAG GTGGTGgaggcggcggcggcggcggttACGGATACGGCGGAGGTTCCGGAGGAGGTGGTTACGGAAATCACGGACACAACCACGGTGGACACGGCTAccacaaccgtgatcacggaaaCCACAACCGTGGACATCATGGTCACCATggtcataaataa